A genomic segment from Ptychodera flava strain L36383 chromosome 19, AS_Pfla_20210202, whole genome shotgun sequence encodes:
- the LOC139118897 gene encoding interleukin-1 receptor accessory protein-like 1, which translates to MAKTKTCALEVEWVIGVICVLIFVTFSEGVKTCDQYNDKAKDKTLTFTNPDMGDLEFGTVTQYKAMSCCASGYTSMIWYKGSVPYPWKGIDPAETYMENLNGNQTLKFQYLKDKQAGNYTCSASNGTHSINHTKTLWVEPMQFMDKPKELNSKRCRDYSRLHGGNVTFYCEFYFGYGGDEDKMIYWIKENKTGEYDVETQLDNTTYITNWKPRDKMQTIGSYLYIYDIQSSSYADYTVYAQNGYGTEVVSLKLSYGDPNPEPFIKENTVLFIITIAVSSTVVLTLIILAVGIKYRLNLQLIYKYHISKAEENGEDKKYDVFISHSGTDDDFRFVKYVLMQYLENQCKFKLCVEERDFLAGNAIADNVVESIEASKSWIIILTPDYLTAHWSSFQFHVALEQSLKLRSNLVIVLAKELPEDANTDHMKALGHVISVTKCLKWQPDDVGKTRKFWKKLLLQLPKSAAGRSSVLKAISEQQDEPVTSVCEPDCERLLSQQSIESGYSGSPTTDLEDGPALVGGFSPPRSSSNRTHMPGNSTVRADSSLCQDHVNVSVESDKMTKASNPLLNVST; encoded by the exons ATAAAACACTGACTTTCACGAATCCGGACATGGGAGATCTTGAGTTTGGCACTGTCACCCAGTACAAGGCTATGTCTTGCTGTGCCAGTGGGTATACAAGTATGATCTGGTACAAGGGCTCCGTTCCATACCCATGGAAGGGAATTGATCCGGCAGAGACATACATGGAGAACCTGAATGGAAATCAGACTCTGAAATTCCAGTATCTTAAAGACAAACAAGCCGGAAACTACACATGCAGTGCCAGCAATGGAACCCATTCAATCAACCACACCAAAACTCTATGGGTCGAAC CGATGCAGTTCATGGACAAGCCCAAAGAGCTCAACTCAAAACGCTGCCGTGACTACAGCAGATTACATGGAGGCAATGTCACATTCTACTGTGAATTCTATTTTGGATATGGTGGGGATGAGGATAAAATGATTTATTggataaaagaaaataaaactggTGAATATGATGTAGAGACACAACTTGACAACACAACATACATTACAAATTGGAAGCCGAG AGATAAAATGCAGACCATAGGGTCATACCTCTACATTTATGATATACAGTCATCCAGTTATGCTGATTACACCGTGTACGCCCAGAATGGTTATGGCACTGAGGTGGTTTCTCTGAAGCTAAGCTATGGAG ATCCAAATCCAGAGCCATTCATAAAGGAAAATACGGTATTATTCATCATCACCATCGCCGTTTCATCGACTGTTGTCCTGACACTCATCATTCTTGCTGTTGGAATCAAGTACAGACTGAATCTACAACTCATTTACAAATACCACATCAGTAAAGCAGAGGAGAATG GAGAAGACAAGAAGTACGATGTTTTCATCTCTCACAGTGGAACAGACGATGATTTCCGTTTTGTCAAGTATGTGCTCATGCAGTACCTGGAAAATCAATGCAAATTCAAGTTGTGTGTGGAAGAAAGAGACTTTTTGGCTGGAAACG caaTTGCGGACAATGTGGTAGAGTCTATTGAGGCCAGCAAAAGTTGGATAATAATTTTGACACCCGACTATCTAACTGCACACTGGAGTTCATTTCAATTCCATGTAGCCCTGGAACAGTCCCTGAAGTTGCGCAGTAATTTGGTTATTGTTTTGGCCAAGGAACTGCCTGAGGATGCAAACACTGATCATATGAAAGCCCTCGGGCACGTCATCAGCGTCACTAAATGTCTGAAATGGCAGCCAGATGATGTGGGGAAAACCAGGAAATTTTGGAAGAAACTGTTGCTCCAGCTTCCCAAGAGTGCTGCAGGCAGATCAAGTGTTTTGAAAGCCATATCTGAGCAGCAGGATGAGCCAGTGACGTCCGTGTGCGAGCCGGACTGTGAGCGATTGCTCAGCCAACAGAGTATTGAAAGTGGATACAGTGGGTCACCAACCACAGACCTGGAGGATGGACCAGCCCTAGTAGGTGGATTCTCGCCGCCTAGAAGCAGCTCTAATAGAACACACATGCCTGGTAACAGCACAGTCAGAGCGGATTCTTCCCTTTGCCAAGACCATGTCAATGTCAGTGTTGAAAGTGACAAGATGACGAAGGCTTCCAACCCACTTTTGAACGTCAGTACATGA